The Anaerotignum propionicum DSM 1682 sequence CATTGTTGATGCATTGGCAAACCTTGACAAGGAAACAGAAGAAGATATGTTTGTTATCATGGGTAATGACTTACGGGCGAAAATCAGAAAAGACAGCGATTTCATTTCCAGCAAACAGGGCGAAATCCTCTATACAGGTCAGTTTGGTGCTATTTGTGGCTTGCCTGTATTGTTTTCTAAGCTTGTGCCCGCTGGTACTGCTTATATCACAAAGAAGGATGCGATTAAGTTCTTTGTAAAAAAAGAGGGTTCCGTGGAACAGGACAGAGACGTAGAAACAAAAGACAATAAGGTTGTATATTCAAGATATGGAGTTATGGCTTTGGTAGACGAAACCTATAGCGTGAAGCTCACAAAGAAAGCTTAAGGAATGGGGCTGATTAAATGGAACTTGCAGAACAGGTAAAGCTTATCACTGGCAATGCCAATGATGCTTTAATCAGTCTTATGCTGAATAAGGCCAAGGGTGAAATAGAATCCTATTTAAATCTGGGCTATGACACAAAGTATGATAATATCGCCGTTGATATAGCAGTGCTTAAAATCAACCGTTTAGGCTCTGAGGGGTTATCTTCTCAGGGCTATAGCGGTGCAAGCGAAAGCTATGTCGATGGGTTCCCGCAGGAAATTAGAATGCAGCTGGACAGATTTAAAAAGAAATGGGGTGCTTTGTAATGTCACTGAATGGCAGAATGAAGCCCCATGCCCTTTATATCAATAATCCCATAGAGGATGAATATGGCAGCATGATTGACAACTATGAATTTTTATGTCAGGTCATGGTGGCAATACACTTTAATTCCATGGGCAGGGTAAACGATGATATACGGTATAAGGACTGTCAGTATTTAGGGGTATCTTCCCATAAAGGCTTAGATTTGAAAAAGCAATATAAGCTGGTGCCGAAGGATGGTGAAGGGGCAGGGTACTTTATTAAAAGTATTAATGAGCTTACAAGGCTGTCTCAGTACCTATTACAGGCGGTGATTTAATGAATGAGATTAGCTTGAATATTAAGAAGCTAATAGCTGAAACCATACCAAACAGTGTTATGGCGGCCTTAGAAGGGGCATGTCAGGGCATAGAAAATAAGGCCGTTGATAATTGTCCGTCGGATGATGGTACATTGCGTGGCAGCATTACGCATAGGGTGGAACAATCTGACCGAACCTTTACGGGATACATTGGCAGCAATGCAGAATATGCACCCTATGTGCATGAAGGAACAGGGCTTTATGCTAAAGATGGGAAAGGCCGTAGAAATGTGCCTTGGGTTTATCGGGATGCAGAGGGCAACTTCCACAGTACAAAAGGGCAAGACCCAAACCCGTTTTTACAAAAGGCTGTTGATGAAAGTATGGATGATATCTTGAGAGAATTTGAGGGGTGCTTGGATGATGGTACTTAATGAGTTGGTAGGTATTCTAAGACCCTTGGGATACCCTGTAAAACCTTTTGGGACAACTGAAATAGAGGATTGCATCGTTTATAATTTTATCCCCTTGACAAGTGACAAGATAAAGGAGCAAAACAGGCTGGAAGTAACGGTTATTTCAAAAAGCATGGAAAAGGGGTTAAAAATCCTTGAAGATGTGAAAAACCTTTTGATTACCCAAGGGGATGAACAGCTAACGGATAGTATTCTTAATGTGGCCTTAAATGGCGGTGGAAGTCTTGAAAACCTTGAGACAAATACTTTTCATTTTAAGGCCAATTTTATTGTTTTAAGTAGATATAGAAGGGCGTGAGATATGTGAAAAAAATTGTATTAGGCAGTGGCAAACTGTACATCGATGAATTTACTGGTACTTTACCTGAAGATGCCGTTTTGGAAGTCGAAACTAAACTTTTGGGATACATTCAGGGTGGTGCAACGTTGAGCTATAAACCTAGTTTCTATGAAGCCAAAGATGATTTAGGCATAGTGTCTAAAAAAATGATTGCTGATGAAGAAGCAATTCTAAAATCGGGTGTCATGACATGGAATGGCAATACACTGAAAAAACTTTCCTCTACAGCGAGAGTAACGGAGGATACAACCAAGAAAATTAGAACGGTGAAAATTGGCGGTGCTGGTAATCACGACGGAAAGAAATATGTAATCCATTTTGTACATGAGGATGCGGTGGACGGTGATATTCGTATTACAATTGTCGGCAGCAATGAAGCTGGATTTGAACTTGCATTTGCTAAAGATAAGGAAACGGTTATCAACGCAGAATTTAAAGCGCAGCCACAGGATAACGAAGGAACTCTGATTCTGTATAAGGAAGAAGATAGCGGTATTACAGCGTAAATGACTAAAGGGGGATACCATAAAAATGGTGTCCCTTTTCTATTTAAAAAAAGGAGTGAAATAAATGCTAGATTTGCAGAAAGCTTCAACCGAACTATATGAAGTAAAATGGCTTGACGGTAGTATTTTGAAATTGCAGAAACCTACCAGAGCTATGGAGCTTAGTTTCTTTGATATGCAAAATAAGGAAATGGACGAAAAAACAGCACAGACATTATTGTATAACCTTTTGTTCCGTATTTTCAACAGACGAGAGCCTGTAACTATTGAAAAGAAAGGTTTCTTTCATAAGCTCACAAAGAAAAAAGAATTGCTTGAAATCACAGAAAGTGAAATTGAGAAAATCCCCTATGATATTTTGTTTGAGGTATTAAAGGAATACTTTGATTATTATTACAAAAATCTGAAAATGGGGGAATAGTTCTCCCCTATATGCCCTCTGATACAGGGGAGGAAGTCAAGGAATACTTGACAACGGAAACAGAGGAATTAAAAAAAGTATCCGATTATTCAGGGTTAAATTTTGATGAATGCTTAAGCCTTGGAATGGATACCTATAAACAACTTTTTAGAGATGCGTTCATTCACGATATGAAGCAATCTAAGGAAGGTAAAGAGTATCTGGAGGACTGTTGGCTTTTACAGCAAACGACACCTGATAGGGGTAAATTAAAGGAACGGTTCGGAGGTGACAATAAATGATTGACTTAGGTGCTTTGGTTGCTAGAATACAGGTTGATAGCGGAGACAGTACCCAACAACTAGAAAATTTCAGTGGTAAAGTTGAAAATGCAGATGGGAAAAGTGTTGGTTTAAAAGATGCATTGAAAAAGTTAGCA is a genomic window containing:
- a CDS encoding phage head-tail connector protein, encoding MELAEQVKLITGNANDALISLMLNKAKGEIESYLNLGYDTKYDNIAVDIAVLKINRLGSEGLSSQGYSGASESYVDGFPQEIRMQLDRFKKKWGAL
- a CDS encoding HK97 gp10 family phage protein, with product MNEISLNIKKLIAETIPNSVMAALEGACQGIENKAVDNCPSDDGTLRGSITHRVEQSDRTFTGYIGSNAEYAPYVHEGTGLYAKDGKGRRNVPWVYRDAEGNFHSTKGQDPNPFLQKAVDESMDDILREFEGCLDDGT